A window from Candidatus Gracilibacteria bacterium encodes these proteins:
- a CDS encoding ABC transporter ATP-binding protein, producing MKNAYFQLIKTAWTFAEGRRGWFVLAYGMFTMANIVAMAEPLILGLFLNEVQLHGLENEKKILLYLLAYPGIQLLFWLFHGNARVIERINAYHILDSYRRKLFDLLSSLPLKWHKNNHSGGTMSRLEKGSGALRNFVEEGFQYIETVVRFFASAVALFFLSTYAGLVALALGLVCALVIFRFDKQLIRYNTEMNEDWHKYDASFYDYVVNMRTVITLRLEKLAKKETVKRFLQLFPTWKKNAKVNELKWFFLSMVLAGLSSLVMLIYLYQQWASGTVILIGTTVALYEYAHRFTNVFFDVAWKYEQLVRYNTNLKSVGPIWEAAELLGSGSGVKPISSKWKRVEIRELSFRYEDEKHRTHNLKDVHLVLERGKKIALVGESGSGKSTLLALLRGLEVPDHVKVVVDGKELGLRALSGQMTLIPQDPEIFENTIEYNVTAGISHRASEISDAIRLARFDTVVKRLPRGLDTNIKEKGVNLSGGEKQRLALARGIFAAKDSSFVLLDEPTSSVDTKNEVKIYESLFEHFKDRCIISTIHRLHLLPEFDKIYLFEQGELKAEGSFDDLLKHYPPFQKMWAVYQKALNRGFF from the coding sequence ATGAAGAATGCGTATTTTCAATTGATCAAGACGGCGTGGACTTTTGCGGAGGGGCGAAGGGGGTGGTTTGTGTTGGCGTATGGCATGTTTACGATGGCGAACATTGTGGCCATGGCGGAGCCTTTGATTTTGGGCTTGTTCCTCAATGAAGTGCAGCTGCATGGGCTTGAAAATGAGAAAAAGATTTTGTTGTATTTATTGGCGTACCCCGGCATTCAGCTTTTGTTTTGGCTCTTCCATGGGAATGCGCGGGTGATTGAGCGCATCAATGCGTACCACATTCTGGACAGTTACAGGAGAAAGCTTTTTGATTTGCTTTCATCCTTGCCCCTCAAGTGGCACAAAAACAACCATTCCGGGGGAACCATGAGTCGGCTTGAAAAGGGGTCCGGAGCGCTGAGAAATTTTGTGGAAGAAGGGTTCCAGTACATCGAGACCGTGGTGCGGTTTTTTGCTTCGGCGGTGGCTCTCTTTTTTCTTTCGACTTATGCGGGCCTGGTGGCTTTGGCTCTGGGCCTGGTCTGTGCGCTTGTTATTTTTAGGTTTGATAAACAGCTGATTCGCTACAACACGGAAATGAACGAAGATTGGCATAAATATGACGCTTCTTTCTATGACTATGTGGTGAATATGAGAACGGTTATTACTTTGCGTCTGGAAAAACTCGCGAAAAAGGAGACGGTTAAACGGTTTTTACAGCTCTTCCCAACCTGGAAAAAGAACGCCAAGGTGAACGAGCTCAAGTGGTTTTTTCTCAGCATGGTTTTGGCGGGCCTGTCTTCGCTGGTGATGTTGATTTATTTGTACCAACAGTGGGCGAGTGGGACGGTGATTTTGATTGGAACTACGGTGGCGCTTTATGAATACGCGCATCGATTCACCAATGTGTTTTTTGATGTGGCATGGAAGTACGAACAGTTGGTTCGTTACAATACAAATCTTAAATCGGTGGGGCCCATTTGGGAGGCGGCGGAACTGCTGGGCAGTGGAAGTGGAGTGAAACCCATTTCATCCAAGTGGAAACGAGTGGAAATCCGCGAGCTTTCGTTCCGTTATGAGGATGAAAAGCATCGAACCCACAATTTAAAAGATGTTCATTTGGTTTTGGAGCGCGGCAAGAAAATCGCCTTGGTGGGGGAGAGTGGCAGTGGGAAAAGCACCTTGCTCGCCTTGCTTCGTGGCCTGGAAGTTCCGGATCATGTCAAAGTGGTGGTGGACGGAAAGGAGCTTGGCCTGCGCGCTTTATCGGGCCAAATGACTTTGATTCCGCAAGACCCGGAGATTTTTGAAAACACCATTGAATACAATGTGACGGCGGGCATCTCCCATCGAGCGAGCGAGATTTCGGACGCGATTCGTTTGGCGCGGTTTGATACGGTGGTGAAACGCCTGCCGCGTGGTCTCGACACGAATATTAAAGAAAAAGGAGTGAATCTTTCGGGAGGAGAGAAACAGCGGCTCGCCTTGGCGCGTGGGATTTTTGCCGCCAAAGACAGCAGTTTTGTACTCTTGGACGAGCCCACGAGCAGTGTGGACACCAAAAATGAGGTGAAAATTTACGAGTCTCTCTTTGAGCATTTTAAAGACCGCTGCATCATTTCCACCATTCATCGGCTCCACTTGCTTCCGGAATTCGACAAAATCTACCTCTTTGAACAGGGTGAACTAAAGGCGGAGGGAAGTTTTGACGACTTGCTCAAGCACTATCCTCCTTTTCAGAAGATGTGGGCCGTGTATCAGAAGGCTTTAAATCGCTGATTCTTTTAA
- the pdxS gene encoding pyridoxal 5'-phosphate synthase lyase subunit PdxS, producing the protein MNQTGQNLAQMLKGGVIMDVTTAEQAKIAEAAGACAVMALERVPSDIRRDGGVARMSDPAMIQEIQAVVTIPVMAKIRIGHTMEAQVLEALDVDFIDESEVLTQADPFAHVDKSEFKVPFVCGARNLGEALRRIAEGASMIRTKGEAGTGNIVEAVRHIKTIAAEIAALKRMTIPELMAAAEEMRVSMQLVERVRDLGRLPVVNFAAGGVATPADAALCMYLGCDGVFVGSGIFKAADPARMARAVVEAVIHWENPAKIAELSKGLGEAMPGLEVGGLEVRMQERGN; encoded by the coding sequence ATGAATCAGACGGGACAAAATTTGGCTCAGATGCTTAAGGGCGGCGTGATTATGGATGTCACCACTGCCGAACAAGCAAAAATTGCTGAAGCGGCGGGGGCCTGCGCGGTGATGGCGCTTGAACGCGTGCCATCGGATATTCGAAGAGATGGGGGTGTGGCGCGCATGAGCGACCCCGCCATGATTCAAGAAATTCAAGCGGTGGTGACCATTCCGGTGATGGCAAAAATTCGCATTGGGCACACGATGGAGGCGCAAGTTTTGGAAGCCCTCGATGTTGATTTTATTGATGAAAGTGAGGTTTTGACTCAGGCAGATCCGTTTGCGCATGTGGACAAAAGTGAGTTCAAAGTGCCTTTTGTGTGTGGGGCGCGGAACCTTGGGGAAGCGCTCCGGCGCATTGCCGAGGGGGCAAGCATGATTCGAACCAAGGGTGAGGCGGGGACCGGAAATATTGTGGAGGCGGTGCGGCACATTAAAACCATTGCGGCGGAAATTGCGGCCCTCAAACGCATGACGATTCCAGAACTCATGGCCGCCGCGGAAGAGATGCGGGTTTCGATGCAATTGGTGGAAAGGGTGCGAGACTTGGGGCGACTGCCCGTGGTGAACTTCGCGGCGGGCGGGGTGGCCACTCCGGCGGATGCCGCGCTGTGCATGTACTTGGGGTGTGACGGGGTTTTTGTGGGCAGCGGTATTTTTAAAGCGGCGGATCCTGCGCGGATGGCGCGAGCCGTGGTGGAGGCGGTGATTCACTGGGAAAATCCGGCGAAAATTGCGGAACTTTCCAAGGGGCTTGGCGAAGCGATGCCGGGGCTGGAGGTGGGGGGATTGGAAGTGAGGATGCAGGAGAGGGGGAACTAA
- the pdxT gene encoding pyridoxal 5'-phosphate synthase glutaminase subunit PdxT, with amino-acid sequence MIGILALQGGVAEHEQVLDQLGLAWKEVRSLEDTEGLTGFIIPGGESTVMDLFMTNYGLKDWLLGRPADFPIYGTCAGLILLARYGLLPATVSRNAYGRQSASFVAELKVEGGGTLKGHFIRAPKITEQGEGLEVLVTHEGSPVLVRYGQVWGSSFHPELAGETRLHRMIFSC; translated from the coding sequence ATGATTGGAATTTTGGCACTTCAAGGCGGCGTAGCAGAACACGAGCAGGTTTTGGATCAGCTTGGTTTGGCGTGGAAGGAGGTTCGCTCGCTCGAAGACACTGAGGGGCTCACGGGGTTTATTATTCCCGGGGGAGAGAGCACGGTGATGGATTTGTTTATGACGAACTATGGGCTTAAGGACTGGCTCCTGGGCCGGCCGGCGGATTTTCCCATCTATGGAACTTGCGCGGGGCTCATTTTGCTGGCGCGGTATGGGCTTTTACCGGCGACGGTTTCACGCAATGCGTATGGGCGGCAGAGCGCCAGTTTTGTGGCGGAGCTTAAAGTGGAGGGAGGAGGAACCCTTAAAGGGCATTTTATTCGAGCGCCAAAGATTACGGAGCAGGGTGAAGGGCTTGAAGTTTTGGTCACTCATGAGGGGAGTCCGGTTTTGGTTCGTTATGGCCAGGTTTGGGGCAGCAGCTTTCATCCTGAACTTGCCGGCGAAACACGGCTTCACCGGATGATCTTTTCGTGCTAA